From the Osmerus eperlanus chromosome 19, fOsmEpe2.1, whole genome shotgun sequence genome, one window contains:
- the LOC134040003 gene encoding C-type lectin domain family 10 member A-like → MSMFRGKGSPRSYYPLLTVGLGVLNAILLVATIILSVNCYKGGEKNLPLHQNITQINRKLKQLQTNNSDVIHEKETIHRKLDEVVMDHQQIRLKVEQLRSQNDILQVQTDHLLDEKKQLLSSMSTLEGNCGLCLPGWDLHKSMCYYFATSDYPLLSWKSSRDDCISRGAELVVIDSREKQLYITETLLAINFNLRNVYHAGFHIGLSEEYTRGTWGSQGTWTWVHGAKLLEGFWMDGEPNDADGAEDCAATYPTRNPQKAWNDIPCSHRLKWICEMAPPY, encoded by the exons ATGTCGATGTTTCGAGGGAAAGGTTCACCCAGGTCTTACTACCCACTGCTTACAGTGGGATTAGGAGTCCTTAATGCTATTCTGCTGGTAGCAACCATTATTCTGAGTGTCAACT GTTACAAAGGTGGTGAAAAGAATCTTCCTCTACATCAGAACATAACACAAATCAACAGAAAACTGAAGCAGCTCCAAACCAACAACAGTGATGTGATCCACGAGAAGGAGACGATTCACAGAAAACTAGATGAAGTCGTCATGGACCATCAGCAAATAAGGCTAAAGGTCGAGCAACTGAGGAGCCAAAACGATATCCTTCAGGTTCAAACGGATCATCTCCTAGATGAGAAGAAACAACTGCTCTCCAGCATGTCTACTCTTG AGGGAAACTGTGGCCTCTGCTTACCAGGATGGGATCTACACAAAAGCATGTGTTACTATTTTGCTACTTCTGATTACCCTCTGTTGAGCTGGAAGAGCAGCAGAGATGATTGCATATCTCGCGGAGCAGAGCTAGTTGTGATAGATagcagagagaagcag CTCTACATCACTGAGACCTTACTTGCCATTAACTTCAACTTGAGGAACGTGTACCATGCTGGATTTCATATTGGGCTCAGTGAAGAGTACACTCGGGGGACTTGGGGTTCTCAAGGGACCTGGACTTGGGTGCATGGGGCTAAGctgctggaggg ATTCTGGATGGATGGGGAGCCAAATGATGCAGATGGTGCGGAGGACTGCGCTGCTACCTACCCCACTAGA